The DNA sequence GATGCTTTGCTCGACCGTCGACCGTCGCAACTGTCCGGCGGCCAGCGCCAGCGCGTCGCCATGGGTCGCGCCATCGTGCGCGACCCCGACGTCTTCCTGTTCGACGAGCCGCTTTCCAATCTCGATGCCAAGCTCAGAACGCAGATGCGCACCGAGATCAAGAAGCTGCACGCCAAGGTGCAATCAACGGTGATCTACGTCACCCACGACCAGGTCGAGGCGATGACGCTTGCCGACCGTATCGTCATCATGCGCGACGGACATATCGAACAGGTTGGCACCCCAGATGAAGTGTTCCGCCGGCCAGCCACGCGCTTCGTTGCCGGCTTCATCGGCTCGCCGCCGATGAACCTGCACGAAGCGAGGGTCGACGACGGCCAGCTGGTTTTCGCCAGCGGCGCCAAGCTGCCCCTGCCCGGTCAGTTCAAGGCCAATGTCGCTGGCGGCGACAAGGTCGTGTTCGGGTTGCGGCCAGACGACATCTATCCGACCGGCCATGGTATCAGCTCCGGCGGCGCGGCCGACGTGCATCAGATCGAACTGCCGATCACCGTCACCGAACCGCTCGGCAACGAGACGTTGGTGTTCGTCGAGTTCAACGGCGGTGACTGGGTGTCTCGCATGCTGAACCCCAGGCTGCTGAAGCCAGGCGAGCGCGTCGCCATGAGCCTCGACCTGTCGCAGGCGCATCTGTTTGCCGCTGAGACCGGAAAGACATTGCGGAGCTGACCGACATGGCCAAGATCGAAAAGATAGAATTGCGGATGGTCGACCTTGTGCCCAAGGTCAAGCGCACCGACGCGATCCAGAGCTTCGTCAGCCAAGAGACGCCAATCGTCACCATCACCGATTCCGATGGCGCGGTCGGAACCGGCTACAGCTACACGATCGGCACCGGCGGCTCGTCGGTGATGCGGCTCCTGTCCGATCACCTGGCGCCGCGCCTGATCGGCCGCGATCCTGATATGATCGAAGCGATCTGGCACGATCTCGAATTCGCCACCCACGCCACCACGATCGGCGCCATCACGGCAATCGCCATCGCGGCGATCGACACAGCGCTCTGGGACCTCAGGGCGAAGAAACAGGGCCTGCCGCTATGGAAGCTCGCTGGCGGCGCCAAGGACCGCTGCCCGCTTTACACGACAGAAGGCGGCTGGCTGCACATCGAGACGCAGGCGCTGGTCGACGATGCGGTGGCCGCCAAGGCCAAGGGGTTTCGCGGCTCGAAAGTGAAGATCGGCAGGCCGAATGGCTCCGAGGATCTCGCGCGGCTGTTGGCGGTGCGCAAGGCGGTGGGCGACGGCTACGAGATCATGACCGACGCCAATCAGGGTTTCTCCGTCGACGAGGCGATCCGGCGTGCGGCGAGGCTTCGAGAACTCGATCTCGCCTGGATCGAGGAGCCGCTGCCGGCCGACGACATAGACGGGCATATCAGGCTGTCGAATTCGACGCCGACGCCGATCGCCATCGGCGAGTCGCTCTATTCCGTCAGGCACTTCCGCGAATACATGCAGAAAGGCGCCTGCTCGATCGTGCAGGTCGATGTCGGCCGCATTGGCGGCATCACGCCCTGGCTCAAGATCGCCCATGCGGCGGAGGCCTTCGACATTCCGGTCTGCCCGCATTTCCTGATGGAATTGCATGTCAGCCTGACCTGCGCTGTTCAGAACGGCAGGTATGTCGAGTACATTCCGCAACTCGACCAGTTGACCGGCAAGCACATGCGCATCGAGGATGGGCATGCGCTGGCGCCCGACGAGCCCGGTATCGGCATCGATTGGGACTGGGACGCGGTCAAGGCCATGAGCATCGCCGAATTCACCACGGCGATCACGAGATAAGGAGCTGATATGCAGCGGATGGGATTTGTGCTTGGGCTGAAGCCGGAGAAGGTCGAGGACTATGTTCGCCTCCATGCCGCCGTCTGGCCGGACGTGCTGACCATGATTTCGGCATGCAACATCAAGAACTATTCCATTTACCTGAAGCGGCCGGAGAACCTGCTGTTCAGCACCTTCGAATAC is a window from the Mesorhizobium australicum WSM2073 genome containing:
- a CDS encoding ABC transporter ATP-binding protein is translated as MATVSLKKLTKRYGNIEIVHGIDLDITDREFIALVGPSGCGKSTTLRMIAGLEEISAGSIEIGGRVVNDLPPRSRNISMVFQSYALYPHMTVRENLGFSLKIAGAAKDDMDRRVAEASAILGLDALLDRRPSQLSGGQRQRVAMGRAIVRDPDVFLFDEPLSNLDAKLRTQMRTEIKKLHAKVQSTVIYVTHDQVEAMTLADRIVIMRDGHIEQVGTPDEVFRRPATRFVAGFIGSPPMNLHEARVDDGQLVFASGAKLPLPGQFKANVAGGDKVVFGLRPDDIYPTGHGISSGGAADVHQIELPITVTEPLGNETLVFVEFNGGDWVSRMLNPRLLKPGERVAMSLDLSQAHLFAAETGKTLRS
- a CDS encoding mandelate racemase/muconate lactonizing enzyme family protein, whose amino-acid sequence is MAKIEKIELRMVDLVPKVKRTDAIQSFVSQETPIVTITDSDGAVGTGYSYTIGTGGSSVMRLLSDHLAPRLIGRDPDMIEAIWHDLEFATHATTIGAITAIAIAAIDTALWDLRAKKQGLPLWKLAGGAKDRCPLYTTEGGWLHIETQALVDDAVAAKAKGFRGSKVKIGRPNGSEDLARLLAVRKAVGDGYEIMTDANQGFSVDEAIRRAARLRELDLAWIEEPLPADDIDGHIRLSNSTPTPIAIGESLYSVRHFREYMQKGACSIVQVDVGRIGGITPWLKIAHAAEAFDIPVCPHFLMELHVSLTCAVQNGRYVEYIPQLDQLTGKHMRIEDGHALAPDEPGIGIDWDWDAVKAMSIAEFTTAITR
- a CDS encoding L-rhamnose mutarotase encodes the protein MQRMGFVLGLKPEKVEDYVRLHAAVWPDVLTMISACNIKNYSIYLKRPENLLFSTFEYHGTDYEADMAKMAADPRTQEWWAVCIPCQEPLATRKEGEWWASMDEVFHHD